The window CATGCAGCAGACGTGGCGGTTGAGGCAAACCACGCGATCGGTGGCCGCCATCACCAGGTGGAGATCGTGGCTGACCATCAATACGCCCAGGCCGCGGCTTTGGCGCAAACGCCCGATGAGGTCGTAGATCTCGCTCTGGCCGGTGACGTCAACGCCCTGCACGGGCTCGTCGAGCACCAAAAGGTCGGGCTGGCGCAGCAGCGCCCGAGCCAGCAGCACGCGGCGCAACTCGCCGCCGGAGAGTTCGTCGAGCTGCCTTTCGATCAGCAGCGGCACACCGACCTCGTCCATGATGTCACGGCGGGCACCCGGCGGGTAACTCAGGCCCAGCGACAGAAACCGACGCACGGTAAGCGGCAATACCGGATCGACGGCGAAGTGCTGGGGCAGGTAACCGATGGTCAGGCCGGGCCGGCGCTCGACGCTGCCACTGTCCGCCCGGGCCAGCCCCACCAGCAAGCGCACAAGACTGGTCTTGCCGGCCCCGTTGGGCCCCACCACGGTGACGATTTCGCTCTCCTCGACGCTGAGATCGACGTTCTCGAGTATGGGCTCGACCAGCGCCAAACTGACCCCTCGCGCCGCCACCAGCACTTTAGACACTAGCCGGCTCCCGGCACGAGGCGCAGGTGCCCCGCACCTCGACGGTCTGGCCCGAGACAGCAAAGTCATGCTCGGCGGCCGCCGCATCGATGGTTCGCAGCAGGCCGGTGATCTCGACCTCGGCGGCCTCGCCGCAGCGTTCGCAAATCAGGTACTGCGCCCGGTGCCCCTCGTCGGGACGGGGGCAGCCGATATAGGCGTTGAGGGATTCCAGCCGGTGCACCAGACCCTGGGCGATAAGAAAATCGAGCGCCCGATAGACCGTCGGCGGCGCCGCCGGGCGGCCGTCGTGGCGCAACCGGTCGAGTATCTGGTAGGCACCCACCGGTGCATGACCGCCCCAGACCAGTTCCAGCACCCGGCGCCGGAGCGGCGTAAAGCGGGCGCCGCGGCGGCGGCAGAGCTCGGCCGCCGCGGCCAGCGCCGTGTCGATACAAAGGTCATGATCGTGGTCGTGGCCGGCTGCCATCCCGTCGCTCACCATGCCCTCCCGCCAAGTCTCCGACTGGTCAACTATGTAATGTTATAGTATATCGTTCCGATGAGCAATCGCCGCACCTTGATCGCCGCCTGGCTGCTGATCTCTGCCGCCCTGTCCGCCCTGGTCGGGGCGGCCGGGACGGTCGGGGGGGCCCGGGCCGCCGAGCCGCTGGTCGTCGCCAGCATCCGGCCCGTGCATTCGCTGGTTGCCATGGTGATGGCCGAAGGCCAGCCGGTGCTGCTCTATTCCGGCGCCGAATCGCCCCACGAGGCAGCGCTCAGACCCTCCCAGGCACGCACGCTGCAGGCGGCGGACCTGATCGTGCGCGTCGCTGCCGATTTCGAAACGGCGCTGCGCCGGCCCTTGCGGGCCATGGCCGCGGGCGGCACCATCCTGACGCTCAGCCAAGTGCCGGGAATCATCCGCCTGCCCCGCCGCGGCGCTGGCGGCACGGACCCCCATATCTGGCTCGACGCCCGCAACGCCGCCGCCATGGTGCGGGCCATCGCCGACGCCCTGGTCGCCCTGGATCCACAAAACGCCCGGAACGCCGAGGCCATTGGCGCCCGGGCCGAGAGGGCAGCCGCCGTGCTCGGCCGCCTGGACGCCGAGATCGCCGGCCGCCTGGCCGCCAAGCGGCCCTTCGTGGCCAGCCACGACGCCTTCCAGTACCTCGAGGCGCGCTATGGGCTGCGCACCATAGGAGCGCTGGCGGGCGCCGACGGTGCCCGGCTGGGGGCTCGGGGCAACTTGGCGCTGCGCCGGCGCGCCGGCGCCGCCAGGATCACTTGCCTGCTCAGCGACGGACCTCGCCCGGGCCGGCCGGCCCGGGCGCTGGCCGCCGACCTGGGCGCCCGCCTGGCCAGCTTCGACGTGCTCGGCTCGAGCCTCGAGCCGGGGCCCGGGCTTTACCCGAAGCTCATGCGCCAGGGTGTGGCGGCCCTGACGGCCTGCCTCGGCGCACCGTGACCACAGCCGCGGGCTGGGCTATGTTCTCGCTATGAGCACTGACATTTCGCTGAAAGCCGCTCTCGACGCCGTCTCCTTCGACGACCAGGGCCTGCTGCCGGCCATCGCCCAGCAGCACGACAGCGGCGAGGTCTTGATGATGGCCTGGATGAACCGCGCTGCCCTGGAGCAGACCATCACCAGCGGCCGGGTGCACTACTGGTCGCGCTCGCGGCAGCGTCTCTGGGCCAAGGGCGAGAGCTCAGGCCAGGTGCAAGCGCTGGTCGAAGCCCGCCTCGACTGCGACGGCGACACGCTGTTGCTGCTGGTCGATCAGACCGGCGTGGCCTGCCACACCGGCCGGCGAAACTGTTTCTTCCGGGCGCTGAGGGAGGGCGGGCTGGAGACCATCGCCGAGGTCGAAGTCGATCCGGACGAGCTATACAGCTAACCCTCAGCGCTCCTTCTCCATGGCCGCCACGTCGATCAGGCCGCGCACCGCCAGTGCCACCAGATCCTCGTCCGGCGGCTGGGTGGGATAGACCAGGTAGGCCGGACGCTGGAAGACCGGCGCCTTGGCCACGCGGAAGAGGCGGCGTTCGGCGAGATAAGGCCGCACCACGCGCAGCGGGAAGTAGCCGCTGCCGCCGTTTACCAGAATGTATTGCAGGCCGATGGCGCCCAGCCCGACGCTGACCGCCGACGATGAGGCGTGGGGAAAGGATTCGCTGTGGGCGCTGTGGAATTCGGGGCCCCAGTCGACGAAGACGTAATCCTCCGGCCAGCCGGCCGCCAGCTTGCGCCGCTGGGTCGAGACCAGCACCAGACGTTCTTCCAGCAGCTTGCGGATCTCCAGCCCCGGCGTGGCGCGTGGCGAATACATCACGGCCACGTCCAAGAGGCCGTCCGAGAGCTGGCGCATCAAGCTTTCCGAATAGTCGCTTTGCAGCCTGAGCGCCACGTCCGGCGCCTGGGCCCGCATCCAGGGCAGCCAATGCGCGATCAGGCGCTCCCACAAGCTGACCTGGGTGCCCACGCCGAGCATGCCCTGGAAACCCTCGGGCAGCGAGACGATCTGCCGGCCCTGCTCCCAGGCCCGCAACATGGTAACGGCGTGGCGA is drawn from Alphaproteobacteria bacterium and contains these coding sequences:
- a CDS encoding metal ABC transporter ATP-binding protein: MSKVLVAARGVSLALVEPILENVDLSVEESEIVTVVGPNGAGKTSLVRLLVGLARADSGSVERRPGLTIGYLPQHFAVDPVLPLTVRRFLSLGLSYPPGARRDIMDEVGVPLLIERQLDELSGGELRRVLLARALLRQPDLLVLDEPVQGVDVTGQSEIYDLIGRLRQSRGLGVLMVSHDLHLVMAATDRVVCLNRHVCCMGHPEAVQRHPEYLALFGSPAESLAVYAHHHDHSHDSHGDVVGEGRGPADG
- a CDS encoding Fur family transcriptional regulator — its product is MAAGHDHDHDLCIDTALAAAAELCRRRGARFTPLRRRVLELVWGGHAPVGAYQILDRLRHDGRPAAPPTVYRALDFLIAQGLVHRLESLNAYIGCPRPDEGHRAQYLICERCGEAAEVEITGLLRTIDAAAAEHDFAVSGQTVEVRGTCASCREPASV
- a CDS encoding zinc ABC transporter substrate-binding protein, translated to MSNRRTLIAAWLLISAALSALVGAAGTVGGARAAEPLVVASIRPVHSLVAMVMAEGQPVLLYSGAESPHEAALRPSQARTLQAADLIVRVAADFETALRRPLRAMAAGGTILTLSQVPGIIRLPRRGAGGTDPHIWLDARNAAAMVRAIADALVALDPQNARNAEAIGARAERAAAVLGRLDAEIAGRLAAKRPFVASHDAFQYLEARYGLRTIGALAGADGARLGARGNLALRRRAGAARITCLLSDGPRPGRPARALAADLGARLASFDVLGSSLEPGPGLYPKLMRQGVAALTACLGAP
- the hisI gene encoding phosphoribosyl-AMP cyclohydrolase, which translates into the protein MSTDISLKAALDAVSFDDQGLLPAIAQQHDSGEVLMMAWMNRAALEQTITSGRVHYWSRSRQRLWAKGESSGQVQALVEARLDCDGDTLLLLVDQTGVACHTGRRNCFFRALREGGLETIAEVEVDPDELYS
- a CDS encoding LysR family transcriptional regulator, whose translation is MNIEHIRTFLEIATTGNFNVAADHLNVTQSTVSARIKALEERLDQPVFLRGRNGVEMTAAGHHFHRHAVTMLRAWEQGRQIVSLPEGFQGMLGVGTQVSLWERLIAHWLPWMRAQAPDVALRLQSDYSESLMRQLSDGLLDVAVMYSPRATPGLEIRKLLEERLVLVSTQRRKLAAGWPEDYVFVDWGPEFHSAHSESFPHASSSAVSVGLGAIGLQYILVNGGSGYFPLRVVRPYLAERRLFRVAKAPVFQRPAYLVYPTQPPDEDLVALAVRGLIDVAAMEKER